In Equus quagga isolate Etosha38 chromosome 14, UCLA_HA_Equagga_1.0, whole genome shotgun sequence, the genomic stretch TGGTTAGAAAGTTCTTTACGTCTCACCTAGCTGTATGACCCACGTCCTTAAGCTGTGGTCTATATgggcacagctaggtgagcttaACCCTGAGCTAAGGGCCCCAGGTATCTATCATGTGGACAGTAATGAGTAAGGGCAGAGACACTCACGGTCATTGCCATGGATGATCTGGAAGTTCTTCACGGAGGCCTGTGTGACGCGCCCATGGAAGTTGAGTACGTAGGACTGTGTGTCATCGTTCCAGACAGGTGTCTTGTTTTGCAGCTCGATGATACTCTCCGTGTTTTTATTCTGCCAGCGTGCTAGCAGTGTTTCATGCTCCTGGGAGAGCAGCCTCACATAAGCCCGGCCCAGGCCTTGACACCATGACCACCCCAAAGAGGGATCTGCCCCAGGGGTGGGGGTCGTTAGATTTCCCTAGACCTCCAGGGCTTCTCACACTGTGTCTcctacacatatacacaccagCTTGGGCTCTGCCCTTAGGAGCTCGTGTGAAGACTGGGATGAGGGGGAAGCGGGTGGGGGTAGAGACTCACGTTGCGGGGCCGGATGGAGACTCTCTCGTGAACCATGTTCATGCCTGGGACAATCACACTCATCTTCCGTGGCCCCTTGAAACCTAAGACATTTGTCTCctgggaaacagagaaagaactcaaCACTGGCTGTCTGAGGACTCTACTTAACCTACTAGAGAGATGGGGGGAGGGAATAAAGATGATGGATAGTTTCCACCCTCTCCACTTGAATGTCTGATAGGCGTCTGTCAACTTGACATGTCCAGAATCGAGCTCCCACATCTCCACTCTGCTGAAAACAGCTCGCCTCAGTTAATGGCACTCAGGTTTTCCGTTTGCTTGGGCAGACTACTTGGAGTCACACTTGACTCCTCTCCTCTCACATCCCACTTCTAATCCATTAGCAAATGCTATCATTTCTACCTTCAGATTATATGCAGAACTTATCACCCACTCCTCACCATGACCATGTGTCACTGAGATCTCAGTCATAGCCTCTAACTGGACTCTGTCTCCATCCTtggccccctgccctcctcccgtCATCTGTTCTCACACAGCAGCAAGTGGTCCTGTTAAGTCGGATTGTTTTCTTCCCCAGTTCACTCAACGTAAAAGCTGAAGGTCTTACCTCGCCCTGCAGGGCTTCACACGATTCGGCCCCATtacctccctctcctcaccatTTACTCCCCACTGCGTTCACTCTGCCCTCCTTGCTATTCCccctatgtgtcaggcactcgCCAAGTTCTCCCCGACACCTACACGGCTGGCTCTCACTTCCTTCTGGGCTTAACCCAAGAGCTAGGTCAGTGTGGTCCTCCCTGCCATCCTTCCTAAAagctcacatacacacacctggacatttcatatccctcttcctttatttttctcgtCTTAGCATTTATCAGGAACATCCTTTTTGACTCTATGTCTGTTTTACAGCTTGTCTCCCCCTGTTGGGGTTTAAGTCCCACCAGGGTATAAATTTATGTCCCTTGTTCACAACTATATCCTCAGTGCCTCAAACAGTCTCTGGAACATGGCTCAGTAAGTATTTGAGGAGAGTCGGGCTGCCTCCCCAGAGTTGACCAGCAGGTGGCACCGTAGGCTCATACAGAACAGCTATGGATTCCCAGTTAGCCTCCAAGAACTGCCCATGTCCAGATTAATGGGTGTACCAatccctcattttaaaatgaagtggAGAATCTCCTGTATTTATATTACAGTCTGGTCATTTATGAGCTATGTGACGTTGGCAAGTGACctaacctctgagcctcagtttccttatccatatAATAAAGAATAGGATTGAGCTCTTAAGTTGAACACTCAGTGAGATGAGTATGCAAAGGGCCTGTGGTCCATGTAGGACCTGGAGGAAGGACTGGAGGGATGCACCAATAagaacccaggcctcctgcctccttcccaggcGACTCCCAGACTGGGCTGCACAGAGCCAGGCCTGGTTCCCAGACCTCCCCAGGCACATCGCCAGCTCTGGTCTGAGTTCTGAAGACAAGAGAGGGCCAGAGCCCCTTTCCCAGGCAGGGGCCACTCCACAGAGAGCAGCCCACCTCAGCACAGGCTTGTTTACCCACATAGATAGATGGGATAGTCCACAGATCAGGCAGCAAGTCCTGAGTGTCATGTCTAACTTGGAGACCAGAGACCCAGGAACCCAGGACTCACATAACACACAGCCGCCAGCTCCTGACGCAAGGTTCCACTTTCCAAAGTGGAGGATGACGCCTTCTGAGGGTTGACTCCATTGTCATAAACAGTGAACTTAGTGCCCATGAGGTTGGACCTGAAGGACAGGCACAATCAGTACAGGGTCATGcaccctctgccccagggcaGGGACCAGCTCAGAGTCTGTCCTATGAGGAGTGTGCAAAGCATTCTGAGCTGGGCCAGGAGCAGACCTGGGGACACACTGCTCACTGAATCCCCATCCTTGAAGGCGCTTCATGGGCAGCAGGCCTGGACTTGCTCTGAGTTGAATCAAAGAGCATTTCAGTTCAGTGAGGGGAATTTAGGGAGGTAAAGCAGTTCCAAAGAAAGTTTCCCTGGAGGAACAGGAGTGCTCCCTGTCACGGGAGGTGAGCAAGCAGAATGGCATCTGGCAAGGCCATAGAGGAGACTCAGCACCCTATGGAGTGTGGATGAGACGATCTCTGTCCTGGCCAGGCTGTGAGTCTTGGTCCAGCCCCATTCTCCAGCTAAAGCTTCTATCACTGCTAAGCTTGATTCATGCTCCCCAAATCTGGCACTCTGTTCCTCAGCAAACCCTCCCTCCCCGAGGCCTAGCTCAGAGCCTTTCCCCAACCCCAAGGTTGCTCTCTCTTCCCTCAAGGGCTCACTCTCAGCCCTGCCCCTTGGCACTGACAGTGAGGCTAAGGCGGCTCTTCGATGGTAGCCTACATCATCAGTGACATCCTGGGGTCTGTTCCATCACTCTTGGTGGGCCTGGGAGCAGCTCAGAGTGAGGTGTGTGAGGCCCATCTCCAGGTCCGGTTCTAGGCTGGCACAGACCTATGGTTGGATCTGATGGACAGAGAGGATCCTGGGAGAGGCTCTGATCCCTGGTCTAGAGCTCCTGCAGGGACAGGACATGGCTCTACAGagggcctgcccctgcccctccctcccaccccacctacTTCCCAGGAGAGTGCTGGTACCGGAGTTTCCCGATGTAGCTGTCCCCTCCTCGAGACAAGTCTGTTGGGTCCACAGAGATGAGGTAATTGGAagttttactcttctttctcttccttcccgcCAGGAGGAATACCTTGGGGAGTGGAACAAGGTCACGTTCCAGGCCCAGCCTCTGGTCCATGCACGATCATGGTGCCACTCACACACCTGCACTCACACGAGTGACTCTCCCTTGCTTCAGCTCCCgaacacacatatgtacacacacacatgtgcagtgGCAAACACAAAGGTATGCACTGACCAGGCACGGAGGCTCTGTCTCTGGGGGAACTGAAAGGTCAGTGTTTGATCTGAAGCTTCTGGTTACATTCCAGCCCCTAGGACCTCAAGCCTGCCTAGGTGAAACTGCACATCCAGGCCAACCTCACCTTCTTCCCATCCTCGCGGTCCAGGTGCAGAAAGTAGGTGGGGTACATGCCCCGGTCCATCCCCTTCTTGTCCCGCGTGATGCGGCACTTGATGGTGATACCCTGGGGGGCGGGTCTCAGTGCAAACTCCTCAAGATCCTGGACCTCAAGATCCACGGAAGGCTCTGGGACTGTCGGGCTGGGGGCCGAGGCTGCCTCCTACAGGGGAGAAGAGGAGCCTCAGCTCCAGGGAGTCTGAGCAGCTGAAATTGATGGTCTGGGATCCAAAGTAACCTCCTGatgtggtagtggtggtggtggtggtaggagaTAGGGCAGGGTCCCTGGGATGTGGACCTGGCCATCCTGGCCCTGGGGTCAGCAGCTAACTTCTCAACCCTTCCCTCACCTCAGCAGTCCCCGGGGAGAAACAGCCCTTTCTCCAGGAGTGGGGGATATGGGCAGGTTCTCAGAGGTCATCCTGTCCAACTCcagctcccccagctcctggtctGGCTGAAGAGAATGAGTGGCAGGGTGGGAGGACAGAAGAGCTCAGACCAGAGAAACTCTTGATAGGCATCTGGGTCCAGCCTTTGGCTCCAGGAAAGCCAACTCTCCATCATTTCTTCACATTCACTGCACCTCTAACCTGGATGACCAGCCCTCCGAACACTGCCATCCACCCTCCTACTGGGCATGAAAGCTCCCCACTTACCTTGATGGACTTCCTGCTAGTAGCGGAGCTGGGGCGGGTGTTGCTGTTTAGCTGGGAGGAGCTGGAGCTATTCTCgtcctcatcctcctcttcctcttcaaagCTCATGCTACTGGAGACACCTGGgccagggagaggagcaggaagagatgagtggtcacacatacacacccagaGAGACACCTGTTCACAGGCAGAGTCAcctgtacacatacacacacagacagtgccatatgtacacacatacattcacacacactccACACATATATCCAGATACACACGAGGACACACAGTTTCTCAGATGCATGCATGAACTGGGGCTGATCACAATCTTCTGGGtatcctccccccagcccccgccccagcTTTGGCTCAGTCCCTCCATCCAACCACCCTCCTCTCTAGCAGTCAGTGTCCTGTCTGCTTTGTCACAAGGCCTGAGTTGGGCTGACCCTGCACTGGGAGCCTCCATTTCTGGCCTCAGGTCTACTAGAGGCCTTGGCTGGCATAGGCCACAGAATGTACCTGGGAATGGCCCAGCTCCTTACTCAGCCTGACGTGCGGGGCCCAGGGactcctcttctccccagcctGCCCAGGGCCCTCTGTCTACATGCTTCTCCCCATCTGGAATGCCATTCCCAGCCTCAAGTTGCCTCAACAGTCCATTATCTAGGAAGCCGTCCCCGATCAAATTCCTCAGAATGTGTGGCACTGCCGGGCTTCCCTCTGCCACACCTTGTGCCAGGGACTCCCTGGGGCAGGCCTCTTGGTGGGGAACCTTGGCAAGTTTCCTGGGAGGATCTGCTCTGCCTCTCGGCACCCTGGCCCTGCTTCCCCTAGCTCAGCAGACTCAGCGGGAACATCTTGCAAAAGCTTTTTCAAAGGAACCAAAGGGGAAGGAAATCTGTCCCCAAACCTAGGCCTTActgggggcaggagctggggagacaaggctgggctggggctggttGGTTACCCTGGTTCACACTTCTTTCCCTTAACTTGGCCTTATCAGGGGCCCCCACCCAAGCTTCTCATTGGTCTCCAAGTGTGCCCCCcaccagggcctgggaggggctggaacAGACACAGGAGGGCCATGCTCCCCCAAAAAAGGTGCATGTGGGACCCTAGAATTGAGCTTTGGGGGTGTCACTGGACCTCCACGGGGCTCACCCTTCCTCTGCATCGTGGCACGGAGGTCCTGCCCGCTGGGCCGTGTGCCCCCACCAGCTGCCGTCTCCCCGGCGTCCTGGGCATGGTCCGACTGGCCCACAGTCAGGATCTGCACTGCGCCTCGGGCCTCAGACTTGTCTTCTGCCAGTGCTGCTGGCCCGCTGGTGCCTGCAGGCCACGGACACTCCTGAGTCCCGTCCAGGggcgggaggggaaggggagagctTGGATTCTCAGATGTCTGTGAAGTGGGTGAAGGATGAGTAGGGGGACCCTCTGCAAAACTTCATTtgcaaaactgatttttaaaaagctaatgacTGCTGTCAGCCTCTTAATGATTGGCAAGCTATGAAGGGACATGggcttcctttcttctgctgttcCCCCAAATTAGTTGCCAAGGGTTGGTTTGCAATGCCTCAACTCCTAGGC encodes the following:
- the TUB gene encoding LOW QUALITY PROTEIN: tubby protein homolog (The sequence of the model RefSeq protein was modified relative to this genomic sequence to represent the inferred CDS: deleted 2 bases in 1 codon), which gives rise to MGARTPLPSFGVCTFAETGILFPGDTPRPMGSQHSKQHRKPGPLKRGHRRDRRTTRRKYWKEGREIARVLDDEGSNLRQQKLDRQRALLEQKQKKKRQEPLMVQANADGRPRSRRARQSEEQAPLVESYLSSSGSTSYQVQEADSLASVQLGAAHPTAPASAKRTKAAAAAGDQGGASRKDKKGKHKGTSGPAALAEDKSEARGAVQILTVGQSDHAQDAGETAAGGGTRPSGQDLRATMQRKGVSSSMSFEEEEEDEDENSSSSSQLNSNTRPSSATSRKSIKEAASAPSPTVPEPSVDLEVQDLEEFALRPAPQGITIKCRITRDKKGMDRGMYPTYFLHLDREDGKKVFLLAGRKRKKSKTSNYLISVDPTDLSRGGDSYIGKLRSNLMGTKFTVYDNGVNPQKASSSTLESGTLRQELAAVCYETNVLGFKGPRKMSVIVPGMNMVHERVSIRPRNEHETLLARWQNKNTESIIELQNKTPVWNDDTQSYVLNFHGRVTQASVKNFQIIHGNDPDYIVMQFGRVAEDVFTMDYNYPLCALQAFAIALSSFDSKLACE